DNA from Methanocalculus alkaliphilus:
GGTGCATATCAGAAGATACTGGCTGCAATGACATAATCACGAAGTATTTTTCATCCAGACAAAAGAGTATTACTCTACAGAAAGGAGAGATCAACTACCATGACCAGTTTTGGTGTTGTCATTGAAAAGGACGCTGATGGTTATTATGCTCATATCCCCGCAGTCCAAGGATGTTATGCGCAGGGTGACACCTATGAGGAGGTCCTCACCAATATACATGAAGTGCTACACCTGATTCTTGAAGAGATGGTTGCATCAGGCCAGCAGAACCCATACAAGATTTCACAACATGAGTGATTCGGGATCATATCTGTATTCCTGAACGAACAAGAGCTCCCTTGATAGAGGTTATTTCTCACCGGATATCCTTTTTTTAGATGGGACTTAACCGGGTCTCTTTACACACGCAAAAATGGATAGAAAACTGAGATTGATGGAGAGAGATCAGTAACAAGATGTGGGCGCGATAGCGCCCTAATCCCAATGGCGGGTGCGAACAGCACCCGCTTGGTGACCGATAGGTCGCCCACCCCGAGGACGAAGCGGGGATGGCGGTGCCCCCCGCGAAGTCAGAGTGGGTCTGAGTAGGTTTTGGTCATAGGGAAATATCAATAGGGAAGAAGAGGACATTGAAAGAATGAAAAAAATCCGAGCGGTAAACCATTCAGACAGTTATTTCATAGAA
Protein-coding regions in this window:
- a CDS encoding type II toxin-antitoxin system HicB family antitoxin encodes the protein MTSFGVVIEKDADGYYAHIPAVQGCYAQGDTYEEVLTNIHEVLHLILEEMVASGQQNPYKISQHE